Proteins found in one Kineosporia sp. NBRC 101731 genomic segment:
- the glgX gene encoding glycogen debranching protein GlgX, with translation MPEATPATLQVWPGKPYPLGASYDGYGTNFALFSEVAERVELCLFTEDGTETRIDLPEIDAFVWHAFVPGIEPGQRYGYRVHGPYDPPAGHRCNPNKLLLDPYSKAIDGQFEWGQSLFSYNFGDPDSFNDEDSAPAMPRSVVINPFFDWGTDRPPQHEYADSVIYEAHVKGLTQTHPDIPEQMRGTYSAMAHPAIIEHLKGLGITAVELMPVHHFANDSTLMDKGLSNYWGYNTIGFLAPDPKYSSLPSAGSQVQEFKAMVRALHEANIEVILDVVYNHTAEGNHMGPTLSMRGIDNAAYYRTVDDDHRYYMDYTGTGNSLNVRHPHALQLLMDSLRYWVTEMHVDGFRFDLASTLAREFYDVDRLSSFFELVQQDPTVNQVKLIAEPWDVGPGGYQVGNFPPQWTEWNGKYRDTVRDFWRGEPATLGEFAARITGSADLYEHSARRPVASINFVTAHDGFTLRDLVSYNEKHNEANGEDNNDGESHNRSWNCGVEGPTDDATVNAMRSRQQRNFIATLILSQGVPMLCHGDELGRTQNGNNNGFCQDSELTWVDWEYADQELQEFTRAASALRAKHPIFRRRRFFDGLPVRRRGAEGVPDISWFRPDGSEMTDEDWDSGFGKSVAMFLNGRGITGTDARGQRVTDDSFLLIFNAHHEDLQFTLPPSEYGESWRVVLDSQLAATPEEQVNEAKAGGTLLVEARSLVVLACE, from the coding sequence TTGCCTGAAGCCACACCCGCCACCCTCCAGGTCTGGCCGGGTAAGCCCTACCCGCTGGGTGCCTCCTATGACGGGTACGGCACGAACTTCGCCCTCTTCAGTGAGGTCGCGGAGCGGGTCGAGCTGTGCCTGTTCACCGAGGACGGCACCGAGACCCGGATCGACCTGCCGGAGATCGACGCCTTCGTCTGGCACGCGTTCGTGCCCGGGATCGAGCCGGGGCAGCGCTACGGATACCGTGTGCACGGTCCGTACGACCCGCCGGCCGGGCACCGGTGCAACCCGAACAAGCTGCTGCTCGACCCCTACTCGAAGGCCATCGACGGCCAGTTCGAATGGGGCCAGAGCCTTTTCAGCTACAACTTCGGTGACCCGGACAGCTTCAACGACGAGGACTCGGCCCCGGCCATGCCGCGATCGGTGGTCATCAACCCGTTCTTCGACTGGGGCACCGACCGGCCGCCGCAGCACGAGTACGCCGACTCCGTCATCTACGAGGCGCACGTCAAGGGCCTGACCCAGACCCACCCGGACATCCCGGAGCAGATGCGCGGCACCTACTCGGCCATGGCGCACCCGGCGATCATCGAACACCTCAAGGGTCTGGGTATCACCGCCGTCGAACTGATGCCGGTGCACCACTTCGCGAACGACTCCACCCTGATGGACAAGGGCCTGTCGAACTACTGGGGCTACAACACCATCGGGTTCCTGGCTCCCGACCCGAAGTACAGCTCGCTGCCGTCCGCTGGCAGTCAGGTGCAGGAGTTCAAGGCGATGGTGCGGGCGCTGCACGAGGCGAACATCGAGGTGATCCTCGACGTGGTCTACAACCACACCGCCGAGGGCAACCACATGGGCCCGACCCTCTCGATGCGCGGGATCGACAACGCCGCCTACTACCGCACGGTGGACGACGACCACCGCTACTACATGGACTACACGGGCACCGGGAACTCGCTGAACGTGCGGCACCCCCACGCCCTGCAGCTGCTGATGGACTCGCTGCGCTACTGGGTCACCGAGATGCACGTCGACGGTTTCCGTTTCGACCTGGCCTCGACCCTGGCGCGCGAGTTCTACGACGTCGACCGGCTGTCGAGCTTCTTCGAACTCGTGCAGCAGGACCCGACGGTCAACCAGGTGAAACTGATTGCCGAGCCGTGGGACGTCGGTCCCGGCGGCTATCAGGTGGGTAACTTCCCGCCTCAGTGGACCGAGTGGAACGGCAAGTACCGCGACACCGTTCGTGACTTCTGGCGTGGAGAGCCCGCCACGCTCGGCGAGTTCGCCGCCCGGATCACCGGTTCTGCTGACCTGTACGAGCACTCGGCCCGGCGCCCCGTGGCCTCCATCAACTTCGTCACCGCGCACGACGGCTTCACGTTGCGAGACCTGGTGTCGTACAACGAGAAGCACAACGAGGCGAACGGCGAGGACAACAACGACGGTGAGAGTCACAACCGGTCGTGGAACTGCGGCGTGGAGGGCCCGACCGACGACGCGACGGTCAACGCGATGCGCTCACGTCAGCAGCGCAACTTCATCGCCACCCTGATCCTGTCGCAGGGCGTGCCGATGCTCTGCCACGGTGATGAGCTGGGCCGCACGCAGAACGGCAACAACAACGGTTTCTGCCAGGACAGCGAACTGACCTGGGTGGACTGGGAGTATGCCGACCAGGAACTGCAGGAGTTCACCCGGGCGGCCTCGGCCCTGCGGGCGAAGCACCCGATCTTCCGCCGCCGTCGCTTCTTCGACGGCCTGCCCGTGCGCCGTCGCGGGGCCGAGGGGGTTCCGGACATCAGCTGGTTCCGTCCCGACGGCTCCGAGATGACCGATGAGGACTGGGACTCCGGCTTCGGCAAGTCCGTAGCCATGTTCCTCAACGGCCGTGGCATCACCGGCACTGACGCCCGGGGTCAGCGCGTCACCGACGACTCGTTCCTGCTGATCTTCAATGCCCACCACGAAGACCTGCAGTTCACCCTGCCGCCGTCGGAGTACGGCGAGTCGTGGCGAGTCGTGCTCGACAGCCAGCTCGCGGCCACCCCGGAGGAGCAGGTGAACGAGGCCAAGGCCGGTGGCACGCTGCTGGTGGAGGCCCGGTCGCTGGTCGTGCTGGCCTGCGAGTAA
- a CDS encoding DNA starvation/stationary phase protection protein gives MTTLASQNTGLNGFHASAILGANLQRVLVDLVALHLYGKQAHWNIVGKNFRDLHLQLDEIVDLGREHSDTIAERMRALDVIPDAGPKAVSAQTSLTDFGSDEVDTAEAVDKITVMLREVAATARAVHDDVDREDPTTADLLHSIIHDLEKQAWMISSENRTPRKG, from the coding sequence ATGACGACCCTCGCGTCGCAGAACACCGGCCTGAACGGCTTCCACGCCTCCGCGATCCTCGGCGCGAACCTGCAGCGCGTCCTGGTCGACCTGGTGGCCCTGCACCTCTACGGCAAGCAGGCCCACTGGAACATCGTCGGTAAGAACTTCCGCGACCTGCACCTGCAGCTCGACGAGATCGTCGACCTGGGCCGTGAGCACAGCGACACGATCGCCGAGCGTATGCGCGCCCTCGACGTGATCCCCGACGCCGGCCCCAAGGCCGTCAGCGCCCAGACCAGCCTCACCGACTTCGGCTCCGACGAGGTCGACACCGCCGAGGCCGTCGACAAGATCACCGTGATGCTGCGCGAGGTCGCCGCCACCGCGCGCGCCGTGCACGACGACGTCGACCGCGAGGACCCGACCACCGCCGACCTCCTGCACAGCATCATCCACGACCTGGAGAAGCAGGCCTGGATGATCTCCTCGGAGAACCGCACGCCGCGTAAGGGCTGA
- a CDS encoding ATP-binding protein: MPHPVERSMLRISLRWAAFSRMVVAVGCGCFGLFLLSGTRLGVAAAATTVLVAWTLVFCIRMLRMQGGDRVGVRWLTADLTITCAVLAGQYWLIPPDSVPDGTGWMNALVAMTIVTYQWHTSPRVGALAAVLLVAAYWVGVQTAIGDNGGTWPAPAIWLLADALLSRGLFVMVRRGGRRADEYLAAGDRERAAAEFSRARRADEREHLATLHDTAAATLLMVGLGTVPGRSDWLQQQARRDLALLDPEVRTVTPEPVLDLATMLAETTAAGQVTVHHPPLSELMVPSLPALAIRDSVREALTNVARHAGVPDATLSISREGSGLVVEIRDQGVGFAPDRIPLTRRGISESITARMTRAGGVGTVSSVPGSGTVVRLEWAGV; this comes from the coding sequence GTGCCGCACCCCGTCGAGCGTTCCATGCTGCGCATCAGCCTGCGCTGGGCAGCCTTCAGCCGCATGGTCGTGGCCGTCGGCTGCGGATGTTTCGGCCTGTTCCTGCTGTCCGGCACCCGCCTGGGCGTCGCAGCGGCCGCGACCACCGTCCTGGTCGCCTGGACCCTCGTCTTCTGCATCCGGATGCTGCGGATGCAGGGCGGCGACCGGGTCGGCGTCCGGTGGCTGACCGCCGACCTGACCATCACCTGCGCAGTGCTGGCCGGCCAGTACTGGCTGATCCCGCCCGACAGCGTGCCCGACGGCACCGGCTGGATGAACGCCCTGGTGGCCATGACCATCGTCACCTACCAATGGCACACCTCGCCGCGGGTCGGGGCGCTGGCGGCGGTGCTGCTGGTCGCGGCCTACTGGGTGGGCGTGCAGACCGCGATCGGCGACAACGGCGGTACCTGGCCCGCACCGGCGATCTGGCTGCTCGCCGACGCCCTGCTCTCCCGCGGCCTGTTCGTCATGGTGCGCCGGGGCGGGCGACGGGCCGACGAGTACCTGGCCGCCGGTGACCGGGAGCGGGCCGCCGCCGAGTTCAGCCGGGCCCGGCGCGCCGACGAGCGCGAGCACCTGGCCACGCTGCACGACACCGCGGCCGCGACGCTGCTGATGGTCGGGCTCGGCACGGTGCCCGGCCGTAGCGACTGGCTGCAGCAGCAGGCCCGCCGCGACCTGGCTCTGCTCGACCCGGAGGTACGGACGGTGACGCCGGAACCCGTGCTCGACCTGGCCACGATGCTCGCCGAGACCACGGCCGCCGGGCAGGTGACCGTGCACCACCCGCCCCTGAGCGAACTGATGGTGCCGTCGCTGCCCGCTCTGGCCATCCGCGACAGCGTGCGCGAGGCCCTGACCAACGTGGCCCGGCACGCCGGGGTGCCCGACGCAACGCTCTCGATCAGCCGCGAGGGTTCCGGTCTGGTGGTCGAGATCCGCGACCAGGGCGTCGGCTTCGCACCGGACCGGATACCGCTCACGCGCCGCGGCATCTCCGAGTCGATCACCGCCCGGATGACCCGGGCGGGCGGCGTCGGCACGGTCAGCTCGGTGCCGGGGTCGGGCACCGTCGTACGTCTGGAGTGGGCCGGTGTCTGA
- a CDS encoding ABC transporter ATP-binding protein, which yields MTAALQGIDLVKAYGHGQTAVRALNGVSVTFRASEFTAIMGPSGSGKSTLMHCLAGLDAVTDGRVLVGDTDITRLSDRALTRLRRDRIGFVFQSFNLLPQLSAAKNITLPLRLAGRTPDPRLLDHLVGSLGLSERLRHLPSELSGGQQQRVSIARALISEPQVVFADEPTGNLDSRSSKEVLALLRGITADLGPTVVMVTHDPRAAEHADRVIELSDGQVVA from the coding sequence GTGACCGCCGCCCTCCAAGGCATCGACCTGGTGAAGGCCTACGGCCACGGGCAGACCGCGGTCCGGGCCCTGAACGGGGTGTCGGTGACCTTCAGAGCCAGTGAGTTCACGGCGATCATGGGGCCTTCCGGCTCGGGCAAGTCCACGCTGATGCACTGCCTGGCCGGGCTCGACGCGGTCACGGACGGACGGGTGCTGGTCGGGGACACCGACATCACCCGGCTCTCCGACCGGGCCCTGACCCGTCTGCGGCGCGACCGCATCGGATTCGTGTTCCAGTCTTTCAACCTGCTGCCCCAGCTGAGCGCGGCGAAGAACATCACGCTGCCGCTGAGACTGGCCGGCCGCACCCCCGATCCCCGCCTGCTCGACCACCTGGTCGGCTCGCTGGGACTTTCGGAGCGGTTGCGGCATCTGCCGTCGGAACTGTCCGGCGGCCAGCAGCAGCGGGTGTCCATTGCCCGGGCCCTGATCTCAGAGCCTCAGGTAGTTTTCGCCGACGAGCCGACCGGGAACCTGGATTCACGTTCCAGTAAAGAGGTTCTCGCCCTGCTGCGGGGTATCACCGCCGATCTCGGGCCGACCGTGGTGATGGTGACGCACGACCCCCGGGCGGCCGAGCACGCGGACCGCGTGATCGAACTGAGCGATGGGCAGGTCGTGGCGTGA
- a CDS encoding PhoX family phosphatase gives MRNLPMLGLTHGNRSAVTCNLKCDNACSRPAPNSSCEPTFQRVASSALSRRALLAGGGALAAAVAMPVVHAQEAEAASLKSGGSLTFTPITSVESTKDAFTVPKGFRWDPIIRWGDPLFKNSPAFDPTKPDAKAQALQFGYNNDYLDIIETNKRGTEALLVCNHEYTNRAIMFPPTTSAAEEAEVLRTLKAAHGFAVVELERARRGGRWSYVRGGHHNRRITADTPFRFDGPAAGSDLLKTKADPDGVKALGTFGNCSGGTTPWGTVLSGEENFNGYFVADPAARGSKRYGLTAAASTYGWEKIDPRFDATGADYANEPHRFGYIVEIDPTDPTSTPVKHTAMGRMKHEGANVRVDDDGTVVAYMGDDEKFDYLYKFVARNKFRKGDSRAARKHNLQLLSEGDLYVAKFTGEAQPDNANLGSGEWIPLTKNGKSAVTGFTLDEVLVFTREAADAVKATPMDRCEDVQPDLKTGKVYVVCTNNDARGTTGKPATDAANPRAVNKNGHIIEITERRNQADATKFTWDLFLVCGDTDQAGTYFGGWEGPVAPISCPDNIAFDSAGNLWISTDGQPSSIKKNDGLFKVPLHGKERGHLVQFLAVPVQAETCGPVVHDRDGSVFVAVQHPGEDGTWAAQNSYFPDYVAAGAKPAKGAWRGPRPAVVQVTRS, from the coding sequence ATGAGAAACCTGCCCATGCTCGGGCTGACGCACGGGAATCGCAGCGCGGTCACCTGCAACCTCAAGTGTGACAACGCCTGCTCGCGCCCGGCCCCGAACAGCAGTTGCGAGCCGACGTTCCAGCGGGTGGCGTCCTCGGCGCTGAGCCGCCGCGCCCTGCTGGCCGGGGGCGGTGCGCTGGCCGCGGCCGTGGCGATGCCGGTCGTGCATGCGCAGGAGGCCGAGGCGGCCTCCCTGAAGTCCGGCGGTTCGCTGACGTTCACCCCGATCACCTCGGTCGAGTCGACGAAAGACGCGTTCACGGTGCCGAAGGGGTTCCGCTGGGACCCGATCATCCGGTGGGGCGACCCGCTGTTCAAGAATTCCCCGGCGTTCGACCCGACCAAGCCCGACGCCAAGGCCCAGGCCCTGCAGTTCGGCTACAACAATGACTATCTCGACATCATCGAGACGAACAAGCGCGGTACCGAGGCGCTTCTGGTGTGCAACCACGAATACACCAACCGGGCCATCATGTTCCCGCCGACCACGTCGGCCGCCGAAGAGGCCGAGGTGCTGCGCACGCTGAAGGCCGCCCACGGTTTCGCCGTGGTCGAGCTCGAGCGCGCCCGCCGCGGCGGCCGCTGGTCGTACGTGCGCGGTGGCCACCACAACCGCCGCATCACCGCCGACACCCCCTTCCGCTTCGACGGCCCGGCGGCCGGCTCGGACCTGCTGAAGACCAAGGCCGACCCGGACGGGGTCAAGGCGCTGGGCACCTTCGGCAACTGCTCGGGCGGCACGACCCCCTGGGGCACCGTGCTCTCCGGGGAGGAGAACTTCAACGGTTACTTCGTGGCCGACCCGGCCGCCCGGGGCAGCAAGCGCTACGGTCTGACGGCCGCGGCCAGCACCTACGGCTGGGAGAAGATCGACCCGCGTTTCGACGCCACCGGCGCCGACTACGCCAACGAGCCGCACCGTTTCGGTTACATCGTCGAGATCGACCCGACCGACCCGACGTCCACCCCGGTCAAGCACACCGCGATGGGCCGGATGAAGCACGAGGGTGCGAACGTGCGGGTGGACGACGACGGCACCGTCGTCGCGTACATGGGTGACGACGAGAAGTTCGACTACCTGTACAAGTTCGTCGCGAGGAACAAGTTCCGCAAGGGCGACTCCCGGGCCGCGCGCAAGCACAACCTCCAGCTGCTCAGCGAGGGTGACCTCTACGTCGCCAAGTTCACCGGCGAGGCGCAGCCCGACAATGCGAACCTGGGCTCGGGCGAGTGGATCCCGCTGACGAAGAACGGTAAGTCGGCGGTCACCGGCTTCACCCTCGACGAGGTGCTGGTCTTCACCCGGGAGGCTGCCGACGCGGTCAAGGCGACGCCGATGGACCGCTGCGAGGACGTGCAGCCCGACCTCAAGACCGGCAAGGTCTACGTGGTCTGCACGAACAACGACGCCCGCGGCACCACCGGTAAGCCGGCCACCGACGCCGCCAACCCGCGCGCGGTGAACAAGAACGGCCACATCATCGAGATCACCGAGCGCCGCAACCAGGCCGACGCCACGAAGTTCACCTGGGACCTGTTCCTGGTCTGTGGCGACACCGACCAGGCGGGAACCTATTTCGGTGGCTGGGAGGGGCCGGTGGCCCCGATCTCCTGCCCCGACAACATCGCCTTCGACTCGGCCGGCAACCTCTGGATCTCCACCGACGGCCAGCCCAGCTCGATCAAGAAGAACGACGGGCTGTTCAAGGTGCCGCTGCACGGCAAGGAGCGCGGCCACCTGGTGCAGTTCCTCGCGGTGCCGGTGCAGGCCGAGACCTGTGGTCCGGTCGTCCACGACCGGGACGGCTCGGTCTTCGTCGCCGTGCAGCACCCGGGCGAGGACGGCACCTGGGCGGCGCAGAACTCGTACTTCCCCGACTACGTCGCGGCCGGGGCCAAGCCGGCCAAGGGTGCCTGGCGCGGCCCGCGCCCGGCGGTCGTGCAGGTGACCCGGTCCTGA
- a CDS encoding class I SAM-dependent methyltransferase has protein sequence MPMSSSEGKDWIRERIAVLAVERPVTVLDIGPGVGTYAKLLAGLPVGRVTGIEIYEPYVHTYRLREYYDEIILGDARTLAFPEADVVILGDVAEHMTEDEALGLWAKARAAAARAVYLSIPVVHYPQDEIEGNPHEVHVVDDWNHERVLKAFEGIGESWTGTEVGVYECLTA, from the coding sequence ATGCCGATGAGTTCGAGCGAGGGCAAGGACTGGATCCGCGAGCGTATTGCCGTGCTCGCCGTCGAGAGACCCGTCACGGTGCTCGACATCGGTCCGGGGGTGGGCACCTACGCCAAGTTGCTGGCCGGGCTGCCGGTGGGACGGGTCACCGGGATCGAGATCTACGAGCCGTACGTGCATACGTACCGGCTGCGGGAGTACTACGACGAGATCATTCTGGGGGACGCGCGCACGCTGGCCTTCCCGGAGGCCGACGTGGTGATCCTGGGTGACGTGGCCGAGCACATGACCGAGGACGAGGCGCTGGGCCTGTGGGCGAAGGCCCGTGCCGCCGCCGCACGGGCCGTCTATCTCTCGATCCCGGTCGTGCACTATCCGCAGGACGAGATCGAGGGCAATCCGCACGAGGTGCATGTGGTGGACGACTGGAACCACGAGCGGGTGCTGAAGGCCTTCGAAGGGATCGGCGAGTCCTGGACCGGCACCGAGGTCGGCGTGTACGAATGTCTGACTGCATGA
- a CDS encoding carbohydrate kinase family protein produces MEMFDVVAVGALNLDYIAPAPPLSGVAWGAETAVDARTVLDVLDLLDPMTVTVAAGGSSFNVAYALAHLRTGLSIGYLGVAGTPVGQAVSGLDELRAVGVDVSAVGRSRRLPGLCLALTHEGDRTLLTHIGANVETAAYLDERFGELAAYLARARVVHVTSFLDRVTPGVLLRLLATVRQLRPEVVIALDPGHVWCAEPTPDILGIIGQSDLLFVNEAELRLLAGHLDIEDATLAAGVRGHLRPGRAVVVVKSPSGIALHGADGVRTVPQKTVAPGEIVDSTGAGDVLAAGLLAMLVAGSPHPRDMESGAALGLTLVRHKLRHLGAAGHGEFAALARPFVTR; encoded by the coding sequence ATGGAGATGTTCGATGTGGTGGCCGTCGGTGCACTGAACCTCGACTACATCGCGCCGGCGCCGCCGCTGTCCGGGGTGGCCTGGGGCGCCGAGACGGCGGTGGACGCCCGTACCGTGCTCGACGTGCTCGACCTGCTCGATCCCATGACCGTCACTGTCGCGGCGGGTGGGTCGTCGTTCAACGTGGCGTACGCCCTGGCCCATCTCCGCACCGGTCTGTCGATCGGTTACCTGGGGGTGGCCGGAACCCCGGTGGGACAGGCGGTTTCCGGTCTCGATGAGCTAAGAGCCGTGGGGGTGGACGTGAGTGCGGTCGGGCGGTCCCGCCGGCTGCCGGGCCTGTGCCTGGCCCTCACCCACGAAGGTGACCGCACGCTGCTCACGCACATCGGTGCGAATGTCGAGACCGCCGCGTACCTCGACGAGCGGTTCGGCGAACTGGCTGCCTACCTGGCCCGGGCCCGGGTGGTGCACGTGACGTCGTTCCTCGACCGGGTGACGCCCGGGGTGCTGCTGCGCCTGCTGGCCACTGTGAGGCAGTTGCGGCCGGAGGTGGTGATCGCCCTCGACCCGGGCCACGTGTGGTGCGCCGAACCCACGCCCGACATCCTGGGCATCATCGGGCAGTCCGACCTACTGTTCGTGAACGAGGCCGAGTTGCGCCTGCTGGCGGGACATCTCGACATTGAGGACGCGACCCTCGCGGCGGGCGTGCGGGGTCACCTTCGCCCGGGGCGGGCGGTCGTGGTGGTGAAGTCGCCGTCCGGGATCGCCCTGCACGGGGCCGACGGCGTGCGGACAGTGCCGCAAAAGACGGTGGCACCGGGCGAGATCGTCGATTCGACCGGTGCTGGTGATGTCCTCGCGGCGGGACTGCTGGCCATGCTGGTAGCCGGCAGTCCCCACCCGCGGGACATGGAATCCGGTGCCGCGCTCGGTCTGACGCTGGTCAGGCACAAGCTGCGGCACCTCGGTGCTGCGGGCCACGGGGAGTTCGCCGCGCTGGCGCGGCCCTTCGTGACCCGGTGA
- a CDS encoding ABC transporter permease, producing MNLTVLSTQLEGVRLRPGRGLMTGLSILLASFIVFSTVLAYQVTTQTFLNSFSATAPGTSLVAEAGTPATFSRAQLEKARATDGVVAASARLSASFEVAGVAGRRLEVEADPGSGPLATQKLTRGQYPDGPRQIALGEATAKAWSIEPGAQIQLILLGGESGTEKTILRVTVTGLVDSDVTGMAFAPDTIVSQLGEQDFSRIDLAAAPGTTRSVAEILGDARIRTGDEVRTAEAKEAVRQFDQVFTAISVFVLIAVIAAMLVATSTFRIVFAQRLKQLALLRTIGGQQGQIGVALTIEGALTGLVAGVLGVAAAFGAVQLAVALSGAWGRSLAPSGFPLTAAVVTVLGAGLLTAGAVVAPALSAADVSPLQALRSSDTTPARSGIGLLRLLLGLLFTAGAVGLVHQVITALPVAGQEYTSLDANLLQIVASGTLVFLAMIALGPLLVHALLWCLAPALRLLGTTGELAIESLRRASRRAAVVTVVVALGVTLVTGTVVTAASAQAVVDSGLAMDSPADFVVDGRVPDATIQKLRMQSSLSVLSPYRIFPVGDYTATDLDLASLPAMQAVKPPHGTLDGSLTGRAVISDRVSYEMGVTVGDQIRLGKGESLTVKAVLSGNGPLEADLVVTSSELTALGAPTRNTGVVIDAPASAEPRIRSLLGPKVSTGLSSLRTEGDSVRSAVAKLFAAALGLVGLTVLIALIGVGTTMSLTVMERIREFGLLRALGLTRPGLRGLIGTESCLYGMLGTVLGLALGIPYAWLSLLALNLNAPLELPVLQLVAMVLLLLLVTPLAGLLPSRRAARVSPIAALGAGG from the coding sequence GTGAACCTCACCGTGCTGAGCACCCAGCTGGAAGGCGTGCGGCTTCGGCCCGGCCGCGGTCTGATGACCGGGTTATCAATCCTACTGGCCTCTTTCATCGTCTTCTCCACCGTGCTCGCCTATCAGGTGACCACTCAGACCTTCCTCAACTCGTTCAGTGCCACGGCCCCCGGCACCTCCCTGGTCGCCGAGGCCGGTACACCCGCCACCTTCAGCCGCGCACAGCTCGAGAAGGCCAGAGCGACGGACGGTGTGGTCGCCGCAAGCGCCCGGCTGTCGGCTTCGTTCGAAGTTGCCGGGGTGGCCGGGCGCCGTCTGGAGGTGGAGGCCGATCCCGGGTCGGGCCCGCTGGCGACGCAGAAACTGACGCGGGGCCAATACCCCGATGGTCCACGCCAGATCGCCTTGGGTGAGGCCACGGCCAAGGCCTGGTCGATCGAGCCGGGTGCGCAGATCCAGCTGATTCTCCTCGGCGGCGAGTCGGGGACCGAGAAGACAATTCTGCGGGTGACCGTGACCGGGCTGGTGGATTCGGACGTCACCGGAATGGCCTTCGCGCCGGACACCATCGTCTCGCAGCTAGGTGAGCAGGACTTCTCCCGGATCGACCTCGCGGCCGCGCCGGGCACCACGCGGTCCGTCGCCGAGATCCTCGGCGACGCCAGGATCCGCACCGGTGACGAGGTCCGCACGGCCGAGGCGAAGGAAGCGGTGCGGCAGTTCGACCAGGTCTTCACGGCGATCTCAGTGTTCGTGCTGATCGCCGTGATCGCGGCGATGCTCGTGGCCACCTCGACCTTCCGGATCGTGTTCGCGCAGCGCCTGAAGCAGCTCGCCCTGCTGCGCACAATCGGCGGGCAGCAGGGTCAGATCGGCGTGGCACTGACCATCGAGGGTGCGCTGACCGGTCTGGTTGCCGGGGTTCTCGGTGTGGCGGCGGCTTTCGGCGCGGTCCAGCTGGCGGTGGCGCTGTCGGGAGCTTGGGGGCGTTCGCTCGCTCCTTCGGGGTTCCCGCTCACGGCCGCTGTCGTCACCGTGCTGGGCGCGGGCCTGCTCACCGCGGGCGCCGTCGTGGCCCCCGCGCTGTCAGCGGCGGACGTCTCCCCCCTGCAGGCGCTGCGTAGCTCCGACACCACCCCGGCCCGCTCCGGAATCGGTTTGCTGCGGCTGCTTCTCGGTCTGCTGTTCACAGCCGGCGCGGTAGGTCTGGTCCACCAGGTGATCACGGCGCTGCCCGTGGCCGGGCAGGAGTACACCTCCCTGGACGCCAACCTGTTGCAGATCGTGGCCTCGGGAACCCTGGTGTTCCTGGCGATGATCGCGCTCGGCCCGCTGCTGGTGCACGCCCTGCTGTGGTGCCTGGCCCCGGCGCTGAGACTACTGGGCACCACCGGCGAACTGGCGATCGAGAGTCTGCGCCGCGCCTCGCGCCGCGCGGCGGTAGTGACCGTGGTGGTGGCGCTCGGCGTCACGCTGGTCACGGGCACGGTGGTGACCGCGGCCTCGGCCCAGGCCGTGGTGGACAGCGGCCTGGCGATGGACTCCCCGGCGGACTTCGTGGTCGACGGGCGGGTGCCCGACGCGACGATACAGAAGCTGCGGATGCAATCCTCCCTGAGCGTCCTCAGCCCTTATCGCATCTTCCCGGTCGGCGATTACACCGCAACGGATCTCGACCTGGCCTCGCTGCCCGCGATGCAGGCCGTGAAACCCCCGCACGGCACCCTCGACGGCAGTCTGACCGGTCGGGCCGTGATCTCCGACCGAGTCTCCTACGAGATGGGTGTCACGGTCGGCGACCAGATCCGGCTCGGGAAGGGCGAATCCCTCACCGTCAAGGCGGTCCTGAGCGGGAACGGGCCGCTGGAGGCGGATCTGGTCGTCACCTCGTCGGAACTGACCGCGCTGGGTGCGCCGACCCGGAACACCGGCGTGGTGATCGATGCCCCCGCATCAGCCGAGCCCCGGATCCGCAGTCTGCTCGGGCCGAAGGTGAGCACCGGTCTGTCGTCGCTGCGGACGGAGGGCGACTCGGTCCGCTCAGCCGTGGCCAAGCTGTTCGCGGCGGCACTGGGACTGGTCGGGCTGACCGTCCTGATCGCCCTGATCGGGGTCGGCACCACGATGTCGCTGACGGTCATGGAACGCATCCGCGAGTTCGGCCTGCTGCGGGCTCTGGGCCTGACCCGGCCGGGTCTGCGTGGACTGATCGGCACCGAGTCCTGCCTGTACGGCATGCTCGGTACCGTGCTGGGGCTGGCTCTGGGCATCCCCTACGCCTGGCTGTCGCTGCTGGCCCTGAATCTGAACGCCCCGCTGGAACTGCCGGTACTCCAACTGGTCGCGATGGTCCTGCTGCTCCTCCTCGTCACCCCGCTGGCCGGCCTGCTACCGTCGCGCCGGGCAGCCCGGGTGAGCCCGATCGCGGCTCTGGGCGCGGGAGGCTGA